From Coffea arabica cultivar ET-39 chromosome 2e, Coffea Arabica ET-39 HiFi, whole genome shotgun sequence, the proteins below share one genomic window:
- the LOC140036984 gene encoding uncharacterized protein encodes MSLVDYASSSDDEEEEAEAEEQEPKVSASEQPRETDTVVADDVKRRRPEATVSQIPAPSSTEDHNNRRSGSSVNQRGEEVPERLETPLLVLPDASLLLNSPALPSHMGNHSDHSSRVAAAMAESESRKRDLNGSSSSNHTRNKVPRGNLPSSRRVPDTVGGHLLPPQLAGRSNIVTEDMTKLFVKKHVNSSSE; translated from the exons ATGTCGCTGGTGGACTACGCATCCTCAtcagatgatgaagaagaagaagctgaAGCAGAAGAACAAGAACCCAAAGTTTCTGCTTCTGAACAACCTCGAGAAACAGATACAGTTGTTGCAGACGATGTAAAACGACGCCGTCCTGAGGCTACAGTTAGTCAAATTCCAGCTCCAAGTTCTACTGAAGATCACAACAAcag GAGATCAGGGTCAAGTGTAAATCAGAGAGGGGAAGAAGTTCCAGAACGGTTGGAGACTCCGCTGCTTGTACTCCCTGATGCTTCTCTTCTCTTAAATTCACCTGCTTTGCCATCTCACATGGGCAATCATAGCGATCATTCTTCCAGAGTTGCAGCTGCAATGGCGGAAAGTGAGTCTAGAAAGAGAGACTTAAATGGTTCATCGTCATCTAATCATACTCGAAATAAAGTACCAAGAGGGAACCTGCCCAGTTCGAGAAGAGTTCCAGATACAGTAGGTGGTCATTTGCTGCCACCTCAACTTGCCGGAAG GAGCAACATTGTAACTGAAGACATGACCAAGCTTTTCGTCAAAAAGCATGTCAACTCCTCATCTGAATAG
- the LOC113724267 gene encoding uncharacterized protein: MEAKAGDSGVWRSLLSSKELLQRGIRKTVGDGRNINIWEDNWIPDMENGRIRTRKPQHCQLKSVHELMKDGRWNEDLMSTYFEEEDCSKIKKIPISERGAKDRLVWVFSSAGQYTVKSGYAVAKDMQKTKERPDHQRGSSSRNTEESGAWKFLWSLKEWQEYAEVVNEGDGPKKDGKGEAYGEGKWSPPPQHFICLNTDAALRQKDGKIGWGVVARCSSGKMIGAWAGSEQRFGDPAVEEARAIRKAMTIAMKNGWKDIVIQSDCKIVIEKIKLGRLEDPRACAVLFDILQLRKEFRNCSFSFIRRDGNVVSHSLARFALNLVADIAWRISFPSWLLQLANNDVGAVAPSDVNTL, from the exons ATGGAGGCTAAGGCTGGGGATTCAGGGGTATGGAGGAGCCTATTAAGTTCTAAGGAGTTGTTACAGAGAGGGATTAGGAAGACTGTTGGTGATGGACGAAATATAAATATTTGGGAGGATAACTGGATTCCTGATATGgagaatggaagaattaggacCAGGAAACCTCAACACTGCCAACTAAAATCTGTCCATGAGCTGATGAAGGATGGTAGATGGAATGAGGACCTGATGAGCACCTACTTTGAGGAGGAGGACTGCAGCAAGATTAAGAAAATTCCTATTAGTGAACGAGGAGCCAAGGATAGACTAGTGTGGGTGTTTTCAAGTGCTGGCCAATATACTGTCAAGAGTGGCTATGCGGTGGCAAAAGACATGCAGAAGACGAAAGAGAGGCCTGATCATCAAAGGGGCAGCAGCAGTAGAAATACGGAGGAATCTGGTGCTTGGAAATTTTTGTGGAGTTTAAAG GAATGGCAAGAGTATGCTGAGGTAGTTAATGAAGGGGATGGGCCGAAAAAGGATGGTAAGGGAGAAGCTTATGGAGAAGGAAAGTGGTCACCTCCACCACAGCATTTTATCTGTCTAAACACTGATGCAGCATTGAGACAGAAGGATGGAAAGATAGGTTGGGGAGTGGTGGCCAGATGTAGCAGTGGTAAGATGATAGGAGCCTGGGCAGGGAGTGAACAGAGATTTGGGGATCCTGCTGTGGAGGAAGCTAGAGCTATCAGGAAGGCTATGACCATAGCCATGAAGAATGGTTGGAAGGACATAGTTATACAATCAGATTGTAAGATTGTGATTGAGAAGATCAAGTTGGGAAGGTTGGAGGATCCTCGGGCCTGTGCTGTCTTATTTGACATACTACAACTGAGAAAAGAGTTTCGGAACTGCTCTTTCTCCTTTATCAGAAGGGATGGCAATGTAGTGTCCCATTCTTTGGCAAGATTTGCCTTAAACTTAGTTGCTGATATAGCCTGGAGAATTTCCTTTCCTAGCTGGCTGCTTCAATTAGCCAACAATGATGTAGGAGCAGTTGCTCCAAGTGATGTAAACACTTTATAG